The genomic stretch TCCGGACGGAGGGCACCTCCTCTTCCACAGCGAACGATCGGGATCGCCAGATATATGGCGGGTCGCGGTGGCTGGCGGAAGGGCCGTGGGCGAGCCGGAACTGGTGAAGAAGGGCTACTACGGCAACCGGACGCTGGGGTTCACGCGCGCGGGGGCCTTCTACTACGGCGTCCGCACCCCCACCCGGGATGTGTACGTCGCGGAGTTGGATCCGGCAAGCGGCAAACTCGTCGGCTCGCCTCAGCCCGTGTCGCGGCGCTGGTTCGGTGTCTCGGGGAACCCGGACTGGTCACCCGACGGCAGATTTCTGGCGTACCTCCGCAATCAGACTCAGGACAGCTCCTTCCCCTCGTTCATTGTCATTCGTTCCACGAGCACAGGCGAGGAACGCGAACTGCGCGTCGTCGGCATGACGTCGCTGGGGTTTGCCCTTCATTGGACTCCAGACGGAAAGGCGGTCGTGGTGTCGGCGTTGGAGCCTGGAAAAGGCCGGAGCCTGGTACGCGTGGACGTGCAGACCGGGCAGGCGACACCCGTCACGCCACGGTCTCTGGGACCGTTTCCGCGTTTCGACCTGTCTCCGGATGGCAAGACAATCTTCTACATCTACGCGCCTGAGGGTTCCGGCTCACAGCCGCCTCAGTTGTTGACGCGCGACCTGCAATCAGGACGCGAAACCGAGGTCCTTCGGAAGCCAGGGCTCATCTACGTGTCGGTGTCTCCCGACGGTCAGCGTGTCGTCGTCGGTGCGCAGGAAAGCCATGCGACCGTCTTGCGCGTCATGCCCGCGACTGGCGGAGAATTGCGCGAACTTGTCACGAACCGCGTTGAGGGCACGAACTACAGGGTCTGTTCGTGGACGCCGGATGGGCGCTATGTGATCTTCGCCTCGACCCCGAAAGGCAGCACGCCCACCGAAAACGTCCAGATGTGGCGTGTCGCGGCGGAGGGCGGCGAACCGCAGCGCCTGGACGTGGGCGTCGATTCTCCGTACTACCTGCGCGTGCACCCCGACGGCCGCAGGGTCGCGATCGGGACGTGGTCAATCGCGACCGAAATCTACGTGATGGAAAATTTCCTGCCGAAGCCAGCCGCCGCGCCCGTTGGGAAGGCCAAGTAGATCGGAGCCAGTGCCCGCCGGGGAGGAGTGGCGGTCGGGACGAATTACCGACAGAGTCTCGGCGCAATGACAGATCTGTAAGCGCCTCGGCGACTTACAAGAATGTACGCGCGGAAAGACGCTGCTTGTAATTCGTCCCGACGCACATTCTTGCCTCAGTTCTTTCGTTAACGTCAGACGAACAAAAAACGAAACTTACATTATAACGTCTTCTGTATGTGTTATAACGACACCAATGATGCGAACGCAGATCCTCCTAATGGAGGCACAGGCGCAGGAACTCCGCAAGTTGGCCGCTGTTGAGCGTCGCTCAATGGCCGACCTCGTTCGAGATGGCGTCGACGCGATGCTCAAGGCTCATGCCGGAGGCAGACGGGACCACGCAAAGGCCCGCGCGCTGGCCGCTGCCGGCCGGTTTCGGTCGGGCGTGCCCGATCTCGGAACCCGGCACGACGATCACCTTGCCCAGGCCAGGAAGCCGTGACCGTCTTCCTGGATACCTCGGCGCTGCTCGCTCTGATTGATGCCGACGAAGTCAGGCACGAAGACGCTCGCCTCATCTGGAAGCGACTGCTTGGGAACGATGTGCCGATCGTGACGACGAACTACGTGCTGGTCGAAACGTACGCACTCACCAGCGTCGGCTCGGCAGCGCCGCCGTCCGCGTGTTGACCGACGATCTCCTGCCGGTCGTCGACGTGGAGTGGATCGGACGCGAACTGCACGAGAAAGCCGTATCCGCTCTGATTGCGGCAAGCCGGCGCGAATTGAGCCTCGTTGACGCGGTGAGTTTTGAAGCGATGCGTCAACGTGGGCTCGACCGAGCGTTCGCGTTCGATCGCCACTTCGAGGAAGCCGGCTTCAGCCTCGTCGCGGCCGACTGAGCGATTCTCTTCAATTCCACTCGCGGCGGATCTCGACACGGACCGTCTACGGTTGCTACCCGACCCTCTTCATCGTCAGACGGAATTGGTCATTGATCGGGATACTATGCCGTCTTTTCTGATAGGGCCGGCCCTACGCGCCGCCGACGATGCGTGCCTAGGCCCGTCGGCATTCACCGGGCAGACGATCGAGCCGCGGTCGCTTCTTCCGGCAGGCTCCTGCTCACTCCCCCGCAGCCAACGCATCACGTCGCCCGGGAGGCAGGGGTCGTTGTTCCGGCTCTTGTCCGCGACGCGCCGGGCGTGTAGAGTGCGGGGTGCCAATGGTCCCCCGAATATGCGAGGCGAGCGTGAGCAGTCGGTTGAGAGATGCGATTCTGGTGGCGCTATCGATGGTCGTGCTCGCGTGGCCGTCACCGAGCGTAGCGGCCGACAAGCCAACCAAGGAAACCCTCAACTTTGAAGGCCAGAGCCGGACCTACTACCTGTTTGTCCCAGCCAACCCGTCGAAGAAGCCAGCGCCGCTGATCGTACTCCTCCACGGATCCGGACGTGATGGCCGGTCGCTGCTCGACAAGTGGCAGTCGCTGGCCGAGAAGGAAGGCATCGTCGTGGCCGGACCCGAATCCAAGGACCGGCAGTTCTGGGCTCCCGACACGGACGGGCCCGCATTCCTGCACGACGTCATCGAAGCCATCAAGCAGAAGCACGCCGTCGATCCCAAGCGCGTCTACCTGTTCGGTCATTCCGCGGGGGCGATCCAGGCGCTCAGCATGGCGGTGCTGGAGTCCGAGTACCTGGCGGCGGTCGCGGCCCATGCGGGCGTGCTGCAAAAGGAGCTCGAGCCCTATCTTCGGCTCGCGGAACGGAAAATACCGATTGGCATCTGGGTCGGGACAAGCGATCCGCTGTTCCCCGTCAAGGTGGTTCGCGCGACACGTGACATCATCGCTGAGAGCGGGTTTGCCGTTGAGCTGATTGAAATCAAGAACCACACCCACGCGTATTACGACCGCGCAGATGAGATCAACAAGGGCGTCTGGGCGTTTCTCCGGCAGCACGCCCTGACAGCCGACCCGGTCTACAAGTCGTACGTCATCGCGCGCTGAACGACAGCCAAAGGGCGCTCGATGTCACCTCGCCGGCCAACGCGGCCGCGCCGAAGGGCAGTCCTGCGCACAGGTTGCCGATGCACTCACCAGCTCCCACACGGGACGACGACCTCCATCGCCGGCTGCACCGACACCTCGACCGGATGCCGGTGTCCGAACCGGCAGGGGCCCGCCGCCGCGCGCCCCTGCCTGGCAAAACGTTATCCCTCGTGGATCACGATACTGCCGCTCGTGATCGGAAAAACCCAGACCGGACCGTCAGACCGAGGCGTGAGTTACAGGCAAGGTTGGTGCACGGCGGCGCACCATGCCCTTTACCTCTCCATAATTGAAGATTCTAAACGCGACTCTACGACCAATCCTCTCAGAAGTATTACCAACAGAATGGATCGCCGGACCCCTATTCCGAGTTTCAGTGCTTACGCTGATCGTGGGGGACGGTGCAGGTCGTGGTCGTAATTGTCGTGTTTCCGGCACCGTCTGTGGCGGTTGCCGTCAATGTGTAGACTCGCCCCGTTCCAGTTCCCGACCGCTCGGCCCGGAGCTGGATAGTACCGCCGGTGATGACAGTGTCTGGGGCAGTGTCGCCATCACCGAGACCATTCTCCGGTTCGTTACTGGTCGCAGTCACTACAAAAGCGGCTAGACCTGACGGACCAGCGCTGGCGGTTACGGTAGCCACCTGGACCAACTTATGGTTCGGGGGCCAGAGTGTGCAGGTCCCGGCAGCAGGAAGGCCTGAAATCGTAGGCGGTGTGGTGTCCTTGGCTTCTTCCCAAAGTCCCGGATAGTCGACAATAAAGGTGAGGCCTGGATCTCGGGGGTGCCACTCTGCAGATTCATCCACGGAGAATACGACGTACCCGAGAGAGGGGACATTGGGATCCGTGATCGTCGTGCTGGCCGCGGTAACAACACCCGGTACGTGATTGATACCCGCCTGCGTACTCATCCACGGTTTGCTACTTACTGGATAGGTGTTGGAATTGGAAATCTTGAGAACAATGGTGACGGTGTACTCTGTGCCAACCGTCGGATTGCTCACCGACCAATGCGCCCCATTATCGTCGCACCCAGTCTGACTTCCGGTCGGCAATCCGCTAATACTCACGCACTTGCCGCTGAGGCCCCCGCCCATGTCCACACCAATGATGCCCGTTGCCGGGAAGGCGTATCGGGAATCTTGAAGCGCCATTCTTACCGTCACGGTCTGGTCTATCGTCTCACCCGCAGGGATGATCAGCGGAGATACGGTTCGTGAAGAATCGTAGCCCGGAGTGTATGTAGTGAATTGGTTGGTCGATCCCCACCCCTGCCTGATGCCAGATTGTGGGGGCAGAGTATCTCGCCCCCAGCTCAGGGGAAATGACACAGTGGTGTCAGTCCCGATAAAGGGCGGATCTGTGTAGTACCAGCCTGTTATGGGGCCAAGTAAGCGGTTGATCGTGATATTGGGATGGTTGAAAGTTATCGCGGGGCTTGAGCCTTCGCCAGCGTGATTGTACATG from Acidobacteriota bacterium encodes the following:
- a CDS encoding CopG family transcriptional regulator → MMRTQILLMEAQAQELRKLAAVERRSMADLVRDGVDAMLKAHAGGRRDHAKARALAAAGRFRSGVPDLGTRHDDHLAQARKP
- a CDS encoding dienelactone hydrolase family protein, which encodes MSSRLRDAILVALSMVVLAWPSPSVAADKPTKETLNFEGQSRTYYLFVPANPSKKPAPLIVLLHGSGRDGRSLLDKWQSLAEKEGIVVAGPESKDRQFWAPDTDGPAFLHDVIEAIKQKHAVDPKRVYLFGHSAGAIQALSMAVLESEYLAAVAAHAGVLQKELEPYLRLAERKIPIGIWVGTSDPLFPVKVVRATRDIIAESGFAVELIEIKNHTHAYYDRADEINKGVWAFLRQHALTADPVYKSYVIAR
- a CDS encoding tetratricopeptide repeat protein; this translates as MRTTRLPILLALLILTTAITAQQSPSAEVAFKAAMHREVVEGNLQTAITEYKAIIARFPNDRVVRAKALVQLGGCYEKLGQTDARKAYEQVIREYADQGDAAAQARARLAAMAGVGGAAGGSAMTVRRVWDGRKANYLGGVSPDGRYLSFDDQGDLAIHDLATGLDRRLTDKNRPAGSKGAVGFSVPSPDSNYIAYSWYDWNRSVELRVIGLDGSKPRVLHTAGAEVDEEPVAWSPDGKQLLVEIGKADGTTDMMLVAVADGSAKLLKAMGKEPSPRGRFSPDGRYIAWTVKDGVSLVEVQTGKEYPLIPDLSPRGLMGWTPDGGHLLFHSERSGSPDIWRVAVAGGRAVGEPELVKKGYYGNRTLGFTRAGAFYYGVRTPTRDVYVAELDPASGKLVGSPQPVSRRWFGVSGNPDWSPDGRFLAYLRNQTQDSSFPSFIVIRSTSTGEERELRVVGMTSLGFALHWTPDGKAVVVSALEPGKGRSLVRVDVQTGQATPVTPRSLGPFPRFDLSPDGKTIFYIYAPEGSGSQPPQLLTRDLQSGRETEVLRKPGLIYVSVSPDGQRVVVGAQESHATVLRVMPATGGELRELVTNRVEGTNYRVCSWTPDGRYVIFASTPKGSTPTENVQMWRVAAEGGEPQRLDVGVDSPYYLRVHPDGRRVAIGTWSIATEIYVMENFLPKPAAAPVGKAK
- a CDS encoding PIN domain-containing protein, whose translation is MTVFLDTSALLALIDADEVRHEDARLIWKRLLGNDVPIVTTNYVLVETYALTSVGSAAPPSAC